The DNA region CACCTGACCGCGCTGTTCGATCGCGTGATCGTCGCGAGCGGCACCTCGAACCGGCAAACCAAAGCGCTCGCTTCGAGCGTGCGCGAGAGCGTGAAGGAAAACGGCGGCGAGATCATCAGCACCGAAGGCGAGGACATCGGCGAATGGGTGCTGGTGGATTGCGGCGACGCGATCGTGCACATCCTGCAGCCGGCCCTGCGTCAGTACTACAACCTCGAAGAAATCTGGGGCGACAAGCCGGTGCGCATCAAGCTGTCCACGCCGGATCCGTTCGGCGGCGCGCGTTCGAGCGAACCCGACGAAGACGAGGACGAAGAGCAAGCCGCGCCGGCCGTGAAGAGGCCCGC from Paraburkholderia aromaticivorans includes:
- the rsfS gene encoding ribosome silencing factor, translated to MDIRKLQRVIVDALEDVKAQDIKVFNTSHLTALFDRVIVASGTSNRQTKALASSVRESVKENGGEIISTEGEDIGEWVLVDCGDAIVHILQPALRQYYNLEEIWGDKPVRIKLSTPDPFGGARSSEPDEDEDEEQAAPAVKRPARKAPARRK